TGTTGATCCTAGTAATGATTCCGCTCCTAACAGCGTTAGCTCTCCCACGGGAGGGAGAGGAGGCCCCCTATTTCAACGTCTCGACCTATGAGGGAGACAGAGTATCCCCAGAGAGGTTGAAAGGGAAGGTCTTTGTACTCGTATTCGCAGCGGAATGGTGTCCTCATTGCAGAGAGGAGCTTCCTGCCCTATCCAGAGCTTGGAAGGATGCTGGTCTGGATAGAGAGGGTGCGATGTGCGTCGTGATGATAGTTTCCAGCTCGCAGGATAAGGCCATAAAGTTCTACGAATCCGTCGAACCTCCATCCAACTGGAGGTTAGTGCCAGATGCCAATTACATCGCCGAGAAGTACGGCGTGAGTGCGGTCCCGACGATGATAGTGGTAGATCAAGAGGGAAAGGTCGCGAAGACCTTCAGAGGAGCGGTTCCTCCCCAACAAATAACGAATCTGGTCGCTGACCTTATAGGGGTAACGCCCCAACAAGGTAACTACACCTCTCCCTCGCCTAGTGCAACGCAGACGCATGTGAGCACTACTCCTAGCGAGGAGAACAATGGTCAGGGTCTGAAGCCGGGTCACATAATCCTGATAGGCTTGGGAGTTGCCCTCGTCGTCATATTCGGCATCTGGTACTACAGAACTCTTAAGAAGTTCGAAACATCGAAGAAGGGAAAAAAGAAGGGTAAGAGCAAAAAATGAGGGAGCATAAGGATGACAGTTGGGAGAGGAGGGCCCTCTCCTTCCTGTTGGCAGCCACCGTCCTCATGATGTTAGTCCCAACCCCCTACCTCAGGGCCCTCCTCTCACTCACTATATTCGCTCTGCTGGTGAAGTACCATGGGGGAGACCCTAAGATAGGCACCCTGAAGGGATCCGTGACCGCGTCTATCCTTGCGTTTGCAATGACCCTGCCCCTCCTACCATTCTCCCAACTTGAATTCTCAGGTTTCGATCCTGCGCTCCTACTCAACGTAATCCCCTTCCATCTCTCAGTTGCCGTGTGGGAGGAAGTTGTCTACAGGGGATATCCCCTCCTGAGGTTTTCACGCACAAGTCTCCTTGCATCGTCCCTGGCCTTCTCCCTCATCCACGCATTCAACCCGGGATTCGGACTGCAGGCCTTCTTGGGCGTATTCGTAGCCGGTCTAGCTCTAGGGTTGATGAGGTGCGAGTGGGGTCTCGGACCCGCAATATCGATGCACTTCTCGTGGAACATATTCATGGAGCA
The DNA window shown above is from Thermoproteota archaeon and carries:
- a CDS encoding TlpA disulfide reductase family protein; this translates as MRHALPIVLLILVMIPLLTALALPREGEEAPYFNVSTYEGDRVSPERLKGKVFVLVFAAEWCPHCREELPALSRAWKDAGLDREGAMCVVMIVSSSQDKAIKFYESVEPPSNWRLVPDANYIAEKYGVSAVPTMIVVDQEGKVAKTFRGAVPPQQITNLVADLIGVTPQQGNYTSPSPSATQTHVSTTPSEENNGQGLKPGHIILIGLGVALVVIFGIWYYRTLKKFETSKKGKKKGKSKK
- a CDS encoding CPBP family intramembrane metalloprotease encodes the protein MREHKDDSWERRALSFLLAATVLMMLVPTPYLRALLSLTIFALLVKYHGGDPKIGTLKGSVTASILAFAMTLPLLPFSQLEFSGFDPALLLNVIPFHLSVAVWEEVVYRGYPLLRFSRTSLLASSLAFSLIHAFNPGFGLQAFLGVFVAGLALGLMRCEWGLGPAISMHFSWNIFMEHLWGYPTSGLRGPSVFVSKLVGSDILTGGDFGPEASIIVMAEFFSLFLAFRSIWQRDHLP